From a single Nakamurella alba genomic region:
- a CDS encoding cyanophycinase codes for MVEPAATPGTPGVVMPIGGAEDKLGRMTILRDVVRIGGGSSARIVVLSTASSLGDEITHAYLQLFSSLGVTDVVGIRPESREQAGDPALVAAVDRATVVFMTGGNQTKLATVVVGTPLGDAIRAAHARGALVAGTSAGASICSEHMVSFGTGGSTPKFRVGQVSQGLGLLTGVIVDQHFTQRNRFGRLLALVAANPAQLGIGIDEDTAAQITANGLLEVRGKGVVTIVDGAEVITTAYTATGTQPLMMSDLKLHTLPRGAVFDLTARRLISAPGLDTSEPAGVATLADLPEQTRPRTRRIAAEGAHETTAELRRRPAGS; via the coding sequence ATGGTCGAACCCGCCGCGACGCCCGGCACCCCCGGCGTGGTGATGCCGATCGGTGGTGCCGAGGACAAGCTGGGCCGGATGACGATCCTGCGGGACGTGGTCCGCATCGGCGGTGGCAGCTCCGCCCGGATCGTGGTGCTGTCCACCGCGTCCTCGCTCGGCGACGAGATCACCCACGCCTACCTGCAGCTGTTCTCCTCCCTCGGGGTCACCGACGTCGTCGGGATCCGTCCGGAGAGCCGCGAGCAGGCCGGTGATCCTGCGCTGGTGGCCGCCGTCGACCGGGCGACCGTCGTCTTCATGACCGGCGGCAACCAGACGAAGCTGGCCACCGTCGTGGTCGGCACCCCGCTCGGCGACGCGATCCGGGCCGCGCACGCCCGCGGCGCACTGGTGGCCGGCACGTCGGCCGGCGCCTCCATCTGCTCGGAGCACATGGTGTCCTTCGGTACCGGCGGTTCGACGCCGAAGTTCCGCGTCGGCCAGGTGTCCCAGGGCCTCGGCCTGCTGACCGGGGTGATCGTCGATCAGCACTTCACCCAGCGGAACCGGTTCGGCCGGCTGCTGGCGCTGGTGGCGGCGAACCCGGCCCAGCTCGGCATCGGCATCGACGAGGACACCGCCGCCCAGATCACCGCCAACGGCCTGCTCGAGGTGCGCGGCAAGGGTGTGGTGACGATCGTCGACGGCGCCGAGGTGATCACCACCGCCTACACCGCCACCGGCACCCAACCGCTGATGATGTCGGACCTGAAGCTGCACACCCTGCCCCGCGGTGCGGTGTTCGACCTGACCGCGCGTCGGCTGATCAGCGCACCGGGACTGGACACCTCCGAACCGGCCGGCGTCGCCACCCTCGCCGACCTGCCGGAACAGACCCGCCCGCGAACCCGGCGGATCGCTGCTGAGGGCGCGCACGAGACCACGGCCGAGCTCCGGCGCAGGCCCGCCGGGAGCTGA